The following coding sequences lie in one Flavobacterium sediminis genomic window:
- the hxpB gene encoding hexitol phosphatase HxpB, with translation MNRKDNKAVIFDMDGVIIDTENIWKQAEEEVFSSLGVKVSEAYTKITQSMTTAEVTQFWYEKFPWQQTSLQEVEQRVVSRVVELIQSETCLIKGVKVFIERLKSENYKIGLATNSPYAIIPIVLEKLKITHLFDTISSAEFEKNGKPDPAIYITTAKKLGVKPKNCFVIEDSYSGMLAAKNAGMSVAAFTNGNRNVTFEIADCSINSFEEDKVTIIIQFLR, from the coding sequence ATGAATCGTAAAGACAACAAAGCCGTGATTTTTGATATGGATGGAGTTATAATTGATACCGAAAATATTTGGAAACAAGCAGAAGAAGAAGTTTTTTCGTCGCTCGGAGTGAAGGTAAGTGAAGCATACACTAAAATAACCCAATCGATGACAACTGCTGAAGTTACTCAATTTTGGTATGAAAAGTTTCCCTGGCAACAAACGAGTTTACAGGAAGTGGAGCAAAGGGTTGTATCAAGGGTTGTTGAACTAATTCAATCAGAAACGTGTTTAATAAAAGGGGTGAAAGTTTTTATTGAGAGGTTAAAATCTGAAAATTATAAAATTGGATTAGCAACCAATTCACCTTATGCAATTATTCCAATTGTTTTAGAAAAGTTAAAAATCACACATTTATTTGATACCATTTCTTCGGCAGAATTTGAAAAAAACGGAAAGCCGGATCCCGCAATTTATATTACCACAGCTAAAAAATTAGGCGTAAAACCTAAGAACTGTTTCGTTATTGAAGATTCATATTCGGGAATGCTTGCTGCCAAGAATGCAGGAATGTCAGTTGCTGCTTTCACAAATGGAAATAGGAACGTAACCTTTGAAATAGCAGATTGTAGTATCAATAGTTTTGAAGAGGATAAGGTGACCATAATAATTCAGTTCTTACGATAG
- a CDS encoding DinB family protein yields the protein MEFSLKQTIEILETTPFVIESYLLRLSKEWVENNEGKDTWSPYDVLGHLIHGEKTDWMVRINIILSESENKLFKSFDRFAQLKEEQNLPIEKIILEFKNLRKKNLAELASLHITERDLSRIGVHPELGEVSLQQLLATWAVHDLGHIAQISRVMAKQYVKEVGPWEAYLGILKK from the coding sequence ATGGAATTTAGTTTAAAACAAACAATCGAAATATTAGAAACAACTCCTTTTGTAATAGAATCCTACCTACTCAGGCTATCTAAAGAGTGGGTAGAAAATAACGAAGGGAAAGATACCTGGAGTCCGTATGATGTTCTCGGGCATTTGATCCACGGTGAAAAAACAGATTGGATGGTACGTATCAATATAATTTTAAGTGAATCGGAAAACAAACTTTTTAAATCATTTGACCGGTTTGCTCAGTTAAAAGAAGAACAAAATCTACCGATAGAAAAAATAATTTTAGAATTCAAAAACTTGAGAAAGAAGAATCTAGCTGAGTTAGCTTCTTTACATATCACAGAAAGAGACTTAAGCCGTATCGGAGTCCATCCGGAATTAGGAGAAGTAAGTCTTCAACAATTATTAGCTACTTGGGCAGTGCATGATTTAGGCCACATAGCCCAAATTTCACGTGTCATGGCAAAACAATATGTTAAAGAAGTTGGTCCTTGGGAAGCATATTTGGGTATTTTGAAAAAATAA
- the tenA gene encoding thiaminase II, with protein sequence MKWSEKTWLSIDGIYESILKMPFIEELSDGSLPMHKFQFYMLQDSLYLEHFGRALALIGAKAYHINDTLAYIRFAENAIVVENALHESYFKDFRVSDKGIIQPACHHYTHFLKSTAAFETVEVAMAATLPCFWIYKNVGEYIHARYQSSNNPFEKWIATYGGEDFTEAVNKAVAICDRAAQNTTPAIRQKMTEAFITASRMEYQFWDAAYKMKRWES encoded by the coding sequence ATGAAATGGTCTGAAAAAACTTGGCTATCTATTGACGGAATTTATGAATCTATTCTCAAAATGCCTTTTATTGAAGAGTTATCAGACGGTAGCCTTCCTATGCATAAATTTCAGTTTTATATGTTACAAGATTCTTTATATCTGGAACATTTCGGAAGAGCTCTTGCTCTTATCGGAGCCAAAGCCTATCATATTAACGATACGTTAGCATATATACGGTTTGCAGAAAATGCCATTGTGGTAGAAAACGCATTGCACGAATCCTATTTTAAAGATTTCAGGGTATCCGATAAAGGAATTATTCAGCCTGCGTGCCATCATTATACTCATTTCTTAAAAAGTACCGCCGCTTTTGAAACAGTTGAAGTGGCTATGGCTGCAACATTACCATGCTTTTGGATTTATAAAAATGTGGGAGAATATATCCATGCCCGCTACCAATCTTCTAATAACCCTTTTGAGAAGTGGATTGCAACGTATGGTGGAGAAGATTTTACTGAAGCTGTAAACAAGGCGGTAGCAATTTGCGATAGAGCTGCTCAAAATACGACTCCTGCAATTAGACAAAAGATGACCGAAGCCTTTATTACAGCATCTCGTATGGAATATCAGTTTTGGGATGCCGCTTATAAAATGAAGCGGTGGGAATCGTAA
- the trxB gene encoding thioredoxin-disulfide reductase produces MADTIEKVKCLIIGSGPAGYTAAIYAARANMNPVLYQGQQPGGQLTTTNDVENFPGYPDGISGPEMMIQLQAQAKRFGTDIRDGWVTKVDFSAAPHKIWVNETTEIHADTVIISTGASAKYLGLPSEQHYLQLGGGVSACAVCDGFFYRNQEVVIVGAGDSACEEAHYLSKICKKVTMLVRSDKFRASRIMEERVRKTENIEILLNTETEEVLGDGNVVTGVKAKNRASGNITEITATGFFVAIGHKPNTDIFADYLKLDETGYIVNECGSTKTNVPGVFVAGDAADHVYRQAITAAGTGCMAALDAERYLASKE; encoded by the coding sequence ATGGCTGATACAATAGAAAAAGTAAAATGCTTAATAATAGGTTCAGGTCCTGCAGGTTATACAGCCGCTATTTATGCGGCGAGAGCTAATATGAATCCGGTGTTATACCAAGGGCAACAGCCGGGAGGACAGTTGACCACAACTAATGATGTAGAAAATTTCCCGGGGTATCCGGATGGAATTTCGGGACCGGAAATGATGATTCAATTACAGGCTCAGGCTAAACGTTTCGGAACAGATATTCGTGACGGCTGGGTTACTAAAGTTGATTTTTCGGCTGCTCCGCATAAAATTTGGGTTAATGAAACAACAGAGATCCATGCTGATACGGTAATCATTTCTACAGGAGCATCTGCAAAGTATTTAGGTTTACCGTCAGAACAACATTATTTGCAACTCGGAGGTGGTGTTTCTGCTTGTGCGGTTTGTGATGGTTTTTTCTATAGAAATCAGGAAGTAGTGATCGTTGGAGCAGGGGATAGTGCTTGTGAAGAAGCTCATTATTTATCGAAAATTTGTAAAAAAGTAACCATGTTGGTTAGAAGTGATAAATTCAGAGCTTCCAGAATTATGGAAGAGCGCGTTCGCAAAACAGAGAATATTGAAATTTTATTGAATACAGAAACAGAAGAGGTTTTGGGGGATGGTAATGTTGTAACCGGAGTTAAAGCAAAGAACAGAGCTTCCGGAAACATAACTGAAATTACGGCAACAGGTTTCTTTGTAGCTATTGGACACAAACCTAATACAGATATTTTTGCTGATTATTTAAAATTAGACGAAACGGGATATATTGTTAATGAATGCGGAAGTACAAAAACAAATGTTCCTGGGGTGTTTGTTGCCGGTGATGCCGCTGATCATGTTTACAGACAAGCAATTACTGCAGCCGGAACAGGATGTATGGCAGCACTGGATGCTGAGCGTTATTTAGCTTCTAAAGAGTAA